A window of Streptomyces sp. DG1A-41 contains these coding sequences:
- a CDS encoding class I SAM-dependent methyltransferase, whose protein sequence is MTGYDVLAEVYEWLISDAKLPPAEFAASFDDVLNLLPSNAHVLDCSCGTGQLAVGLAGRGMQVVATDASEAMVRRTAELSEEFGASVRAVRANWEELPDHFQDNTFDMVFCVGNSLHHAAGATGRGAALESMSRLLRPGGRLVLTSRTWELVRARGSRLEISDRLVRRNGRDAVVVYRWEIAPHWEEEHHIEIAIAQVDATGLVLVRSELLSCWPYRYEELEVELHRVGLQTELSTFDLEAENYMVVASKV, encoded by the coding sequence TCTCGGATGCAAAGTTGCCTCCAGCCGAGTTCGCTGCGTCGTTCGACGACGTCCTCAATCTCCTGCCGTCGAACGCTCACGTCCTCGACTGTTCGTGCGGAACCGGACAGTTGGCGGTTGGCCTCGCCGGTCGTGGCATGCAGGTTGTCGCAACTGACGCCAGCGAGGCGATGGTTCGTCGGACTGCAGAGTTGTCTGAGGAGTTCGGGGCATCCGTCCGGGCCGTACGGGCGAACTGGGAAGAGTTGCCCGACCATTTCCAGGACAACACGTTCGACATGGTGTTCTGCGTTGGCAACTCGCTTCACCATGCTGCGGGCGCGACAGGCAGGGGTGCTGCTCTGGAGTCGATGTCACGGCTTCTGCGCCCCGGCGGGCGCTTGGTACTCACATCCCGCACTTGGGAACTCGTGAGGGCCAGAGGTTCCCGGCTGGAGATCAGTGACCGACTCGTCCGCCGGAACGGTCGCGATGCCGTCGTGGTCTACCGCTGGGAGATTGCGCCGCATTGGGAGGAGGAGCACCACATCGAGATTGCGATCGCGCAAGTTGATGCGACCGGGTTGGTTCTTGTCCGCTCGGAACTGCTGTCCTGCTGGCCCTACCGGTACGAGGAGCTCGAAGTCGAGCTGCACCGGGTCGGACTCCAAACGGAACTGAGCACGTTCGATCTTGAGGCCGAGAACTACATGGTGGTCGCGAGCAAGGTATAA